In the genome of bacterium, one region contains:
- a CDS encoding O-antigen ligase family protein, with amino-acid sequence MSVIVERFPILKNPASGFLVLVLAITSLATVGAFQEGVELPKLIVWLTGLGTLLFILVFSKPQRVLKLPKWLGYLSVPFFIFLVLGPIFSLDPINSIFGTYPRFINSAIFFLTWWVFIIVLGFYSVKEKYGMLQVLVLMSGLIGLWGIIQSFGFGYYGGLYEGVRSAIPSFLGNPNFSSMFVVVTIPVQVWLLSNSKNRSALIYYFAIFAISLVSLMIFNSRGAMLGLAAAMISGILILIYSKKFKWAIFVGSIFVLSAASYWTYYQITRVEVPTVETSTSDRSIGSRWLIWEIAANEIAAHPLFGHGFGNYFLAFRASQHPALTSTEWFDDAHSVILQQASSAGLPLTLSMLAIIGAAALASLKRWFVARDAAAGAVAASIAIWLLVGSFTPVSLPNWILLAVLTATGLSYISGVWSIGLKFWLKSILIMLGIGFIVFGGSMLASELMLRQSGIYLNAKDYSAAELMAKKSVSFYPYNMNARLSVLKAQLEQGKHDLVEAGLEQLQDQHPSSAGVYQSVADYYIQMYQKVNNDNYRTKAVAATQNMIAHNGNYEPTLRVAVINMIRTSEFQKANEYARRAIVFDDGNYNTWLFLAQTEFYLQDREGTLHALAEAFKINPHRRLKGVIDSIKQAPDLNQINFPNDL; translated from the coding sequence ATGTCAGTAATCGTTGAGAGATTCCCAATTTTAAAAAATCCGGCCAGCGGGTTTTTAGTTTTGGTGCTAGCCATAACTTCCCTAGCTACGGTCGGAGCATTTCAGGAAGGGGTAGAACTTCCCAAATTGATTGTCTGGTTGACGGGTCTGGGTACACTGCTTTTTATTTTGGTTTTTTCCAAGCCGCAAAGAGTTTTAAAACTTCCTAAATGGTTGGGGTATTTATCAGTCCCATTTTTCATCTTTTTAGTGTTGGGGCCAATTTTTTCTTTGGATCCTATTAATTCCATTTTTGGTACTTATCCGCGGTTTATAAATTCCGCAATATTCTTCTTAACCTGGTGGGTCTTTATAATCGTTCTGGGCTTTTATTCGGTTAAAGAAAAATACGGCATGCTGCAAGTGTTGGTTTTGATGAGCGGTTTGATCGGCCTGTGGGGAATCATCCAAAGCTTCGGCTTTGGATACTACGGAGGATTGTATGAAGGTGTTAGAAGCGCGATCCCTAGCTTTTTGGGTAATCCCAATTTTTCTTCCATGTTTGTTGTTGTTACTATCCCGGTGCAAGTCTGGCTCCTCTCCAATTCTAAGAACCGCTCCGCGTTGATATACTATTTTGCTATTTTTGCAATCAGCCTGGTGAGCCTGATGATTTTTAACAGCCGCGGCGCCATGCTTGGACTGGCTGCCGCTATGATCTCCGGGATACTGATTCTTATCTATTCAAAAAAGTTTAAATGGGCCATTTTTGTGGGGTCAATATTTGTTTTGTCCGCTGCTAGCTACTGGACTTACTATCAAATAACACGGGTTGAAGTGCCTACTGTAGAAACTAGCACTAGCGACCGATCAATTGGCAGCCGCTGGCTGATTTGGGAAATCGCGGCTAACGAAATTGCTGCCCACCCTCTGTTTGGTCACGGTTTTGGAAATTATTTTTTAGCATTTCGGGCCAGCCAGCATCCGGCTCTGACCAGCACTGAGTGGTTTGACGACGCGCATAGCGTTATTCTGCAACAGGCCTCCAGCGCGGGATTGCCTTTGACGCTTTCTATGCTTGCTATCATTGGAGCGGCCGCCTTGGCGAGTTTGAAGAGGTGGTTTGTGGCCAGAGATGCTGCTGCTGGCGCTGTCGCGGCTTCTATCGCGATCTGGCTATTGGTGGGCAGTTTTACCCCAGTTTCTCTCCCTAATTGGATATTGCTCGCGGTGCTTACAGCAACTGGCTTAAGTTATATCTCCGGAGTTTGGAGTATAGGCTTAAAATTTTGGCTCAAGTCTATTTTGATTATGCTCGGAATAGGATTTATCGTTTTTGGTGGATCCATGCTAGCCAGCGAATTAATGCTAAGGCAATCCGGTATTTATCTGAACGCTAAAGATTATAGCGCCGCAGAGCTTATGGCTAAGAAATCAGTTTCTTTTTACCCTTATAATATGAATGCGCGTCTGTCTGTGCTTAAGGCCCAGCTGGAACAGGGCAAGCATGACCTTGTCGAAGCCGGCTTAGAGCAGTTGCAGGATCAGCATCCTTCCTCGGCGGGGGTTTACCAATCTGTTGCTGATTATTATATTCAGATGTATCAGAAAGTTAATAATGACAATTATCGCACAAAGGCTGTGGCGGCCACCCAGAACATGATTGCGCACAATGGCAATTACGAGCCCACGCTGCGAGTCGCAGTAATTAACATGATCCGTACCAGCGAATTTCAAAAGGCCAACGAATATGCCCGGCGCGCGATAGTGTTCGATGATGGCAACTACAACACCTGGCTGTTTTTGGCCCAGACCGAATTCTATTTGCAAGATCGCGAAGGAACCCTTCATGCTTTGGCTGAGGCATTTAAAATTAATCCTCATCGGCGCCTTAAAGGTGTGATAGACTCAATAAAACAGGCCCCAGACTTAAACCAAATCAATTTTCCAAATGACCTTTAA
- a CDS encoding FkbM family methyltransferase: protein MTFNLLAKFEQAQSKEKELHSIFRGSVLGKLRYYPWRALVTKVLFKFMPNLQSSWVVKNTLFTGQDFYTEGYFMDYYLCGIIGEENETNLTKWMLKNIKDQEVFFDIGAHYGFYSLVVEASTQGASKIYSFEPTPSTRKILLKNTKPFANIQVVPKAVVERSGERNLNVYTAGGKRGSNSFYAEEALSITQSETKLESVPVETTTIDEFSSENSLRPTFIKLDIENAELDALRGGMNILRTVRPKLAMEVWPGPNNSRHKEAAFLLLQLGYKLYELDSSGDENQIEDLEVWFEGVSKTENLIGHF from the coding sequence ATGACCTTTAATTTACTAGCAAAATTTGAACAAGCTCAGTCTAAAGAGAAAGAACTTCATTCTATTTTCCGGGGTTCGGTATTAGGAAAGCTGCGCTATTATCCATGGCGGGCATTAGTTACAAAGGTTCTGTTCAAATTTATGCCAAATCTGCAAAGTAGCTGGGTGGTAAAGAACACTTTGTTTACCGGTCAGGATTTTTATACCGAAGGCTATTTTATGGATTATTATCTGTGCGGAATCATCGGCGAGGAAAATGAAACTAACCTGACCAAATGGATGCTCAAAAATATAAAGGATCAGGAAGTATTTTTTGATATCGGCGCCCACTACGGTTTTTACAGCTTAGTGGTTGAGGCGTCTACACAGGGCGCGAGTAAAATTTATTCATTTGAGCCGACTCCCAGCACTCGCAAGATACTGCTTAAGAACACCAAGCCCTTTGCAAATATTCAGGTTGTGCCTAAGGCCGTAGTTGAACGCTCCGGGGAGAGGAACCTGAATGTTTACACTGCCGGGGGGAAGCGCGGCTCCAATTCATTCTACGCAGAAGAGGCCTTGTCGATTACGCAGTCAGAAACCAAGCTGGAATCGGTACCGGTGGAAACCACAACTATAGATGAATTTAGCTCCGAAAACAGCCTGCGGCCGACTTTTATTAAATTGGACATAGAAAATGCAGAGCTCGATGCTTTGCGGGGCGGGATGAATATTTTGCGCACCGTTAGGCCTAAACTGGCCATGGAAGTCTGGCCTGGTCCGAACAACTCCCGCCACAAGGAAGCAGCTTTTTTGCTTTTACAGTTAGGCTATAAACTGTACGAACTGGATAGCAGTGGCGATGAGAACCAGATTGAGGATCTTGAAGTATGGTTTGAAGGGGTAAGTAAGACAGAAAATTTGATCGGGCATTTTTAG
- a CDS encoding glycosyltransferase encodes MAFALAGNQNQDFANLQALLAELEMGERIRFLGFVSNQEKVSLIRNSAAMYFASFYEGFGLPILEAQSLAVPVITSNTTSMPEVAGEGAILVDPNDIKDLEEAIARVLQPEASAALIRAGQSNITRFSWEQAAQILLQTFAK; translated from the coding sequence CTGGCGTTTGCTCTGGCCGGTAATCAGAACCAGGACTTTGCAAATTTGCAGGCTCTGCTAGCGGAGCTGGAAATGGGAGAAAGAATCAGATTTTTGGGTTTTGTAAGCAACCAGGAAAAAGTAAGCTTAATTCGCAACTCTGCGGCGATGTACTTTGCCTCCTTTTATGAAGGTTTTGGGCTGCCTATCTTGGAAGCTCAGAGCTTGGCCGTTCCGGTAATAACGTCCAATACGACTTCCATGCCGGAAGTAGCAGGCGAGGGCGCTATTTTGGTAGATCCAAATGACATTAAAGACTTGGAAGAGGCAATTGCCCGTGTACTGCAACCAGAAGCCTCTGCAGCTTTGATCAGGGCAGGGCAATCTAATATAACCCGTTTTAGCTGGGAACAAGCTGCTCAAATATTATTGCAAACGTTTGCCAAATGA
- a CDS encoding prepilin peptidase, with translation METHPLILLAVFLFGWFIGSFLNVLIWRLPRDQKITGRSQCPHCKHVLGWQDLVPVFSYLVSGGKCRYCKKKVSLRYPLIELITGALFVLAVILVSPIAYNWLIDSVLIVRYWFIFSVLLIVFIIDLEHYLILNKVVYPATAVLLVMVAFFGWYSGMSLDGQGLYLLNSLLGMIAGFVPFYILHKISKGKWMGLGDAKLGLFLGAMFGFPQIWVCYFIAFLLGSAVSLPLLIAGKKELTSKIPFGTFLSVAALITIVFGLQLANWYFGLIGLV, from the coding sequence ATGGAAACACATCCTCTTATTTTACTGGCGGTTTTTTTATTTGGTTGGTTTATCGGCAGCTTCTTAAATGTTCTCATATGGCGATTGCCGCGGGATCAGAAAATTACCGGCCGTTCCCAGTGCCCACATTGTAAGCATGTTCTGGGATGGCAAGATTTGGTTCCTGTGTTTAGCTATCTAGTTTCTGGCGGCAAGTGCCGTTATTGCAAGAAGAAGGTTTCTTTGCGATATCCTTTAATCGAGCTTATTACCGGGGCTTTATTTGTTCTGGCGGTAATTCTGGTGTCGCCTATTGCTTATAACTGGCTAATCGACAGCGTACTCATTGTGAGGTATTGGTTTATTTTTTCCGTGCTGTTAATCGTTTTTATTATCGACCTAGAACATTATTTAATTTTAAACAAGGTAGTATATCCAGCGACGGCGGTACTGCTGGTGATGGTTGCGTTTTTTGGATGGTATTCCGGCATGTCGCTGGATGGGCAAGGGTTGTATCTCTTAAACAGCCTTCTTGGCATGATTGCCGGTTTTGTTCCTTTCTATATTTTACATAAAATTTCCAAGGGTAAATGGATGGGCTTGGGTGATGCCAAGCTGGGCTTGTTTTTGGGGGCGATGTTTGGGTTTCCGCAGATATGGGTATGTTATTTTATTGCTTTTTTGTTAGGCAGTGCAGTATCTTTGCCGCTGCTTATTGCCGGAAAGAAAGAGCTCACAAGCAAAATTCCGTTTGGTACCTTTTTATCGGTAGCTGCCCTGATCACTATAGTGTTTGGTTTGCAGTTGGCTAACTGGTACTTTGGCTTAATTGGCCTAGTTTAA
- a CDS encoding prepilin-type N-terminal cleavage/methylation domain-containing protein, giving the protein MRNQKTNRQKGFTVIELMVVFVIMVLLTSAGIVIWNQQKPRRTLAIAQNETITNLRKVQAYAVSSRNLPTGEAPKYYLTRFEGGASSYTVHAIASTSFSYYDVETINLPSGVTAGDITLRDSSGVETDYKCAFVISGVVFGKTYLYGSSICDSSISAVAQNFPELAPWANYSMDLTLSHSQDGSSKVLKVHGLSGKVEQAEPGPNFLGGPAIDNPGDGDGNGDGSGGGQYGGGGRDGTGDVTGGGDETVDPPLPPECTEGGFYRILVETVRTLLASSYKCYTNVSR; this is encoded by the coding sequence ATGAGAAATCAAAAGACAAACCGACAAAAAGGTTTTACCGTCATCGAATTGATGGTGGTATTTGTGATTATGGTGCTGTTAACTAGCGCCGGCATTGTAATTTGGAACCAGCAAAAGCCTCGCCGGACTTTAGCAATTGCCCAGAATGAAACTATTACTAACCTTCGTAAGGTGCAAGCTTACGCCGTTTCTTCCCGTAACTTGCCGACCGGCGAAGCTCCAAAGTATTATCTGACCCGCTTCGAAGGCGGTGCGTCTTCTTATACTGTCCACGCGATTGCTAGCACATCTTTTTCTTACTATGATGTTGAAACGATAAACCTACCGTCAGGTGTTACTGCGGGCGATATAACGCTCAGAGATTCGTCCGGTGTTGAGACAGATTATAAGTGTGCCTTTGTTATTTCTGGTGTTGTTTTTGGAAAAACATATTTGTACGGTTCAAGTATTTGCGATTCCAGCATTTCGGCAGTTGCTCAAAATTTCCCAGAACTAGCTCCCTGGGCGAACTACAGCATGGATTTAACATTGTCTCATTCTCAGGACGGCAGTTCCAAGGTTTTAAAGGTGCATGGCTTGAGTGGAAAAGTTGAGCAAGCAGAACCAGGACCAAACTTTTTAGGTGGTCCAGCAATCGATAATCCTGGCGACGGCGATGGAAACGGTGATGGGAGTGGTGGCGGTCAATACGGTGGTGGAGGTAGAGATGGGACCGGCGATGTTACCGGCGGCGGCGATGAGACAGTAGATCCACCACTTCCTCCGGAATGTACTGAAGGCGGGTTTTATAGAATTCTGGTGGAGACTGTTCGGACGTTGTTAGCTTCAAGTTATAAGTGCTATACGAATGTTAGTCGATGA
- a CDS encoding glycosyltransferase, with product MKILQVNKYFHPHIGGIETVVRDIHQVFGNENIEGDVLCFAEDKHDSVEVARSGFNGSANTIYRQSRAGVAFGMPLSWSFLKKFKEIAGNYDLIILHHPFPFGFFAYWLYAQNKPMVVWYHSDIVRQKAMAMFIRPLLKMVLQKALRVIVSHEAIAENSNLLNNCRSKLIVIPFLGGQLPAKKVNEKGSGNSANQIVQILSVGRLVYYKGYEYLIKAMAGVDAELAIVGQGPLRKQLKDLIKDLELVNVRIIPPVADLSALYADSDIFVLPSIAKSEAFGLVQLEAMSHGLPVINTNLPTAVPTVSLHEYTGLTVRPADESALRQAIMRLTDDPELRHRYGQAALARVTGEYSYGRFRENLKKLIELTIIDHE from the coding sequence ATGAAGATTCTTCAGGTAAATAAATATTTTCATCCTCACATTGGTGGGATAGAGACAGTGGTCAGAGATATCCACCAGGTTTTTGGCAATGAGAATATTGAAGGCGATGTGCTGTGTTTCGCAGAAGACAAGCACGACTCTGTCGAGGTAGCGCGTTCGGGCTTTAATGGCAGCGCTAATACAATCTACAGGCAAAGCAGGGCAGGGGTGGCTTTTGGCATGCCGCTGTCGTGGAGCTTTCTAAAAAAATTTAAGGAGATAGCAGGCAATTATGATCTGATCATTTTGCACCACCCCTTTCCATTCGGCTTCTTTGCTTACTGGCTCTACGCCCAAAACAAACCTATGGTGGTTTGGTATCATTCCGATATTGTTAGGCAAAAAGCCATGGCTATGTTTATTAGGCCGCTACTAAAAATGGTTCTGCAAAAAGCTTTACGGGTGATTGTATCTCATGAAGCAATTGCTGAGAATTCTAATTTACTAAATAATTGTAGGAGTAAGCTTATAGTTATTCCATTTTTGGGTGGACAGTTGCCTGCTAAAAAAGTGAATGAGAAAGGTTCGGGTAACTCCGCTAATCAGATTGTCCAGATTTTGTCCGTTGGCAGGTTGGTATACTATAAAGGCTATGAATATTTGATTAAAGCCATGGCTGGCGTGGATGCAGAGCTTGCCATAGTTGGCCAAGGGCCATTGAGAAAACAGCTAAAGGATTTAATCAAAGATTTAGAGTTAGTTAATGTAAGAATTATCCCACCGGTTGCTGATTTGTCCGCGCTTTACGCCGATAGCGATATATTTGTACTGCCGTCGATTGCTAAATCCGAAGCCTTTGGGTTGGTTCAGCTGGAGGCTATGTCGCACGGCCTGCCGGTAATTAATACTAATCTTCCGACCGCTGTTCCTACAGTTAGTCTGCACGAGTACACAGGTCTAACGGTTAGGCCGGCTGATGAATCTGCTTTGCGTCAAGCGATAATGAGATTAACAGATGATCCTGAGTTGCGTCACAGGTATGGGCAGGCAGCTTTGGCCAGAGTGACCGGAGAGTACAGCTATGGCAGATTCAGGGAAAACCTCAAGAAATTGATCGAGTTAACAATTATTGACCATGAATAG
- a CDS encoding sugar transferase translates to MNRFWLLIAPALLFFYAGLVLTIMIWYPGGLPQQGWQDHLVHFSVIYAIWLVVLFIYTLFDLATFRSTLLVISRLLGAMLTCGIIAVAYFYFQPELILTPRRFLVVHLLITTLGLALWYSLIQNILPRIWKKHLYLHPLVYEQNLHVGIEQYLDVHRTLGWRFAGRYDLDSLDIHLNRATVILPVDFSLNDSELRSLFEHKRQGVEFLEYHKFIELTQRMVPLEKVSEIWFLRSVNYAPRRLSDAIKRVLDLVVGALGSLLLAILLPFLFVIIKLDSTGPVFFVQQRIGQGGKPFNVFKLRTMTSGSPTDIWTQEQDKRITRVGKFLRRLRVDELPQFWNIFLGNMSLVGPRPEQTAIVESLVEQIPYYNERHIVKPGLTGWSQLHVYANSVEGTRLKLQYDFYYIKHRSLWFDLEIILRTIFHILSLQGR, encoded by the coding sequence ATGAATAGATTTTGGTTACTAATAGCGCCAGCATTGCTGTTCTTTTATGCGGGCTTGGTGTTGACTATTATGATTTGGTATCCAGGCGGTTTGCCGCAACAGGGGTGGCAAGACCACTTAGTGCATTTTTCGGTGATCTATGCGATATGGCTGGTGGTGTTATTCATATATACCTTATTTGACCTTGCTACCTTCCGTTCTACCTTGCTGGTTATTTCACGCTTGCTGGGCGCGATGCTTACTTGCGGTATAATAGCTGTGGCTTATTTTTACTTTCAGCCGGAATTAATTCTAACACCAAGACGCTTCTTAGTGGTTCATTTGCTAATCACCACCCTGGGCTTGGCTTTATGGTATAGTTTGATCCAGAATATCCTTCCGAGGATTTGGAAAAAGCATTTGTATTTGCATCCGTTGGTGTATGAGCAAAACTTGCATGTTGGTATAGAACAGTATTTAGATGTGCACCGGACTTTGGGCTGGCGGTTTGCTGGTAGGTATGATTTGGATTCTTTAGATATTCACTTGAATAGAGCAACAGTAATTTTACCTGTTGATTTTTCCTTAAACGATTCCGAATTGCGCAGCTTATTTGAGCATAAGCGGCAAGGTGTGGAATTTTTGGAATACCACAAATTTATAGAACTTACTCAGCGCATGGTTCCTTTAGAAAAGGTAAGCGAGATATGGTTTTTACGCTCGGTCAATTATGCTCCACGGCGCTTGAGCGATGCCATTAAGCGGGTGTTAGATTTAGTAGTTGGTGCACTAGGAAGTCTGCTGTTGGCTATATTGCTGCCTTTCTTGTTCGTAATAATCAAATTAGATTCTACCGGGCCGGTATTTTTCGTTCAGCAACGGATCGGACAAGGCGGAAAGCCTTTTAACGTTTTCAAACTTCGAACCATGACCTCCGGCAGTCCAACAGATATCTGGACTCAAGAACAAGATAAGCGCATCACTCGAGTGGGCAAGTTTTTGCGCAGGCTTCGCGTGGATGAACTGCCTCAATTTTGGAACATCTTCTTAGGCAACATGAGCCTTGTGGGTCCGCGGCCAGAGCAGACGGCGATCGTAGAAAGTCTTGTTGAGCAGATCCCTTATTACAACGAACGCCATATTGTTAAGCCTGGTCTTACCGGCTGGAGCCAGCTGCATGTGTATGCCAATTCTGTAGAGGGAACTAGGCTTAAATTGCAATATGATTTTTATTATATCAAGCATCGCAGCCTGTGGTTTGATCTAGAAATTATCCTTAGGACAATCTTTCATATTCTCAGTCTTCAAGGTCGGTAA
- a CDS encoding type II secretion system F family protein translates to MRFVYQARDQKGDLKRGFVVAANLAKAEQLLANNGLIIISLDVQKETIVSKFQNILNRVSYKDLVVFSRQLSTLSSARVPILQSLRILESQVASKGLVVVIRNLIADVESGQSLSLAMARNPEVFGNVYISLVRSGEASGKVSESLSYLADQLEKDYELRSKVKSALTYPTFVLSALVLVGVLMFKFVLPSLIGVLKEQGAELPMVSRGLIAATDFFEVYWWLVLLVLFGGVLLLRYYVTTTPGRYMWDTLKNEFPLIGQLLQKIYGPFCPQPCYFGGWRHSYYSSVKNHQ, encoded by the coding sequence ATGAGATTTGTATATCAAGCAAGAGATCAAAAAGGAGATTTAAAGCGCGGGTTTGTAGTTGCTGCCAACCTTGCAAAAGCAGAACAGCTATTGGCTAACAATGGCCTGATTATTATTAGCCTGGATGTTCAGAAGGAAACAATTGTTTCTAAATTTCAAAATATTCTAAACCGGGTCAGCTATAAAGACTTAGTGGTGTTTTCTCGCCAGCTGTCTACATTGTCTTCGGCGCGCGTACCGATTTTACAGTCGCTCCGTATTTTGGAAAGCCAGGTGGCTAGCAAGGGCTTGGTGGTTGTTATCCGCAATTTAATTGCCGATGTGGAAAGCGGACAAAGCCTTTCTTTGGCGATGGCGCGCAATCCGGAAGTGTTCGGCAATGTGTATATTAGCCTCGTTCGTTCCGGCGAAGCGTCCGGTAAGGTTTCCGAGAGCTTGTCTTACCTGGCTGACCAGTTAGAAAAAGATTATGAACTGCGTTCTAAGGTTAAATCGGCGTTAACCTACCCGACTTTCGTATTGTCTGCATTGGTTTTGGTAGGCGTGTTGATGTTCAAATTTGTTTTGCCTAGTTTGATTGGAGTTTTAAAAGAACAGGGCGCCGAACTGCCAATGGTGTCGCGAGGTTTAATAGCTGCAACTGATTTTTTTGAGGTCTACTGGTGGCTGGTACTTTTGGTGCTATTCGGCGGCGTATTACTGCTCCGGTATTACGTAACTACAACCCCTGGCCGATACATGTGGGATACGCTTAAAAATGAATTTCCATTAATTGGACAGCTCTTGCAAAAGATATATGGCCCGTTTTGCCCGCAACCTTGCTACTTTGGTGGCTGGAGGCATTCCTATTATTCAAGCGTTAAGAATCATCAGTGA
- a CDS encoding type II secretion system F family protein has protein sequence MARFARNLATLVAGGIPIIQALRIISEVINNVVYKQIMLEAADQVTNGKSISDALVKYEEFPPLVTQMVRVGEQTAELDTILLKLANFYEKEVDAQISTLSSLLEPIIMVILGIGVGLLVAGVLLPIYNLASSVG, from the coding sequence ATGGCCCGTTTTGCCCGCAACCTTGCTACTTTGGTGGCTGGAGGCATTCCTATTATTCAAGCGTTAAGAATCATCAGTGAAGTTATTAACAATGTTGTCTACAAGCAGATTATGTTAGAGGCAGCTGACCAGGTCACAAACGGTAAGAGCATTAGCGATGCCTTGGTAAAATATGAAGAATTCCCTCCATTGGTGACCCAGATGGTGCGCGTAGGCGAACAGACTGCCGAATTGGATACTATCCTCTTAAAGCTGGCTAACTTTTATGAAAAGGAAGTTGACGCTCAGATTAGTACTTTATCCAGTTTATTGGAACCGATTATCATGGTAATCCTCGGTATAGGTGTAGGTTTGTTAGTAGCCGGCGTGTTGCTGCCAATTTATAACTTGGCTAGCTCAGTAGGCTAA
- a CDS encoding prepilin-type N-terminal cleavage/methylation domain-containing protein, with protein sequence MNKVKQNQKGFTLIELLVVIAIIGLLASVVLLALNSARAKSRDAKRVADVRQMVSALELYFNDQSSYPSSVGQLVSAGYLGGVPTPPSPVDGTCGTTAYTYTQVGSGTGYTITFCVGATTGGLGGGTHTASPAGIQ encoded by the coding sequence GTGAATAAAGTGAAACAAAATCAAAAAGGTTTTACCTTAATCGAACTTTTGGTAGTTATTGCTATCATTGGTTTATTGGCTTCTGTAGTATTGCTCGCGCTTAACTCAGCTCGTGCTAAATCTCGTGATGCTAAGCGTGTTGCTGATGTTCGCCAAATGGTTAGCGCTTTGGAATTGTATTTCAACGACCAGAGCAGCTATCCATCTAGCGTAGGCCAATTGGTCTCTGCTGGTTACTTAGGTGGTGTTCCAACTCCGCCGAGCCCAGTTGACGGTACCTGTGGTACCACTGCTTACACTTACACTCAAGTTGGTAGCGGTACTGGTTACACTATCACTTTCTGTGTAGGAGCTACTACTGGTGGTTTGGGTGGGGGTACTCACACTGCTTCACCAGCCGGTATTCAGTAA
- a CDS encoding prepilin-type N-terminal cleavage/methylation domain-containing protein, whose product MLVDENLKTNQRGQTLIETMVAALVLTMGISAAVGLAVYGLNATSGISKQLQATGLAREGMEAVKNMRDTNWLRTSLSTNCFDFYTQTDAGNCYQGWLNGAGGGYSIFPGGAISRTYRLGFNANSNNEHSYWELTQTNSGYGLDYDTSNLATGFFKPSADSTGDSGFSRKITLTTEDFPPFDQSTGPRVRVRVDVWWTDKRCPASADVPTSNSCLITLETYLTNWKNY is encoded by the coding sequence ATGTTAGTCGATGAAAATTTAAAAACAAATCAGCGTGGACAAACCTTAATCGAGACCATGGTCGCGGCTTTAGTTTTGACCATGGGAATTTCTGCGGCTGTTGGACTGGCTGTATATGGCTTAAATGCCACTAGCGGCATCTCTAAACAGCTTCAGGCTACGGGATTGGCCCGTGAAGGCATGGAGGCTGTAAAAAACATGCGAGATACCAACTGGCTAAGAACCAGTCTTAGCACTAATTGTTTTGATTTTTACACCCAGACCGATGCCGGCAATTGCTATCAGGGGTGGCTAAATGGGGCTGGCGGGGGTTACAGCATTTTCCCGGGTGGTGCTATTTCTAGAACTTATAGACTGGGTTTTAATGCTAACAGCAACAATGAACACTCTTACTGGGAACTTACTCAAACCAATAGCGGCTATGGCCTGGACTATGATACTAGCAATCTCGCGACCGGTTTTTTTAAGCCAAGCGCAGATAGTACCGGTGATTCTGGATTCAGCCGTAAAATCACTTTGACTACAGAGGATTTTCCTCCTTTTGACCAATCAACCGGGCCGAGGGTAAGAGTGCGGGTGGATGTTTGGTGGACAGACAAGCGATGTCCGGCATCTGCTGATGTTCCTACGAGTAATTCTTGTTTGATTACTTTAGAAACCTATCTAACTAACTGGAAGAATTATTAG